The genome window GTTGCATGTTGGCAGAGATAGGTTTCGCCAAGGCAACGACTGCACTGTTGCTGTCACCATGACGACGAGGCACACCCTCCCCTTATATTGTAAAATTTCAGTAAGACCTGAATTGTTAACTTACGACAAGAAGCAGTAGGACTTAATGGTAGTTGTACTCCTTATCTGCTTGTGTGCTTAGATGGCATGATGTATGGAGGATTTGAGGGCGTTTATTTGCTTGGGGTTAAGAGGAAGGAGAGCTGAACTCCCTCCACCATGTGAATGGATGGACTAGGTCAGAGTGCCGCCTCTGTGCAGCCCAGcttagagaagagaagagagtagaatatcttttcttttgtgttcatttctttttcatttctttcGAACAATTTGCAAAAGGGTTTTTTTATGAGTGGACCCAATATGTGTATGTAACTTGATTACAATTTGTACTTTGTATTTCCCCCCTTTTTTTATACAAATATTCtttttctccatgtttgtgAGTTAACTTTCTGATTGTTTTTTTATGAACtacatttgtttaaaatgtaatgtgTAAAGGCTTGTAAGGATGCCAGAACAAAATGTGTTCCTCTTTGCTCTTGCTGTTGACTGGTGACCGACTGGCCAGTCTAAAGGGACGAACCTCATTATTAGAATCTAACATTTGGAAAGGAACTAGTACAGTACCAGTACAGTCAGACCTTTCCACAGAATAGCAGTAGCACTGTTTTGCGTTTGGTTTGATTTGCGTTTGAACTAATTGCCCCAGCATATTAAGATGTCAACCCCCATGTCCTCCCCCTGCCCCTAAAGCAACAGTAAAGTAGGTTGTTGGCACATTGCCGTAAtgcttaaaataaataaatgcccCTTTTATTGGGTTTAAGGTGATCCCAGCACGcgtctgagctgtgtgtgtgaagcagagagagagagagagagagagagagagagatccatctTGCCCTTGTCTTTTGCAAAGGACAGGATGCTTTTCTGAGTTCATCCCTAGAGGCAGTGCTGTAGCCTCAGCAGGGGGAATTGTGTCTCTTTTTTGGAAGGGGCGGTGGTGTGGCTCTTTAGGGGTCAGTCAGACCCCTGAGAAGAAACTTACTGACTGGACAGAACAGGAGGAGGATATGGCCTTGATCTATATTATCGACCTGCCGGGTCAGCTCAGACTCGTATCAGAGGCAGACAGGCTCCTTCTCCTCGCTCTTCTGACTTCTGTTCTGGAGTGGAATCAGAGAGTGGACGTTTACCAGTGCCTCTAATTCTCTCATTTCAGCTCAGTTttgcttcccccccccctcttttccgTTTGTTTTgtgggggtgggatggggaTAGATCAAATATTACACTGTTGTTGATGAGGATGATTCAGAACACATTTCATAGCTTCAGTGAGCTGGAGTCATCGAAGAAAGACACAGATTTCAATCCGCTTCTTTTCTTACTTTTTGATGAATTGAACAATGGTGTTGGCAGCAGAATTAGAATTGGTTTTaagatgttaaatgttaaaagcacaaagtaaaaagaaaaaaatctcagAACAATCCATGGTTCAGTGTCACTTGCAGACTGCTTTGGGTCCGAGCATAGTCGCCATATCCCAGACAAATAAGTTAATTTCAGTCCCCCATTAAAGTGAAAAGAGTCCTGATCAGCTTCTAAATCAGTCACTAGCTGCAGTCCTCAATTTAACAAATGTCAGCTTTTATTCTTACACCGCTTTCATGACTATCAGGTATAGTGTTCTTTGACTATAATCACATTTAGAGGCTGTGTTGGTGGTATACCTTCCCAGATGACCTTTTTCCTTTAACCTTTTAGCCTTCCACATTATTACTGCTGGGAAAAGGCAGCCCTCTACTGGCAGTTTAGTATACTGGATAATACCACATCAACAGAGGGTACACCTTTCCCAAGTTACTCCTAAAGCCATCATCAGTCTGAACAGTGTTTGACTCTTTCAATTGTTTATTAACGCCTCTGAGAATCATCATGCTGGTTTCTTCCTAAAGCTGGCCGACATTCTCATATCTCACTATGTCATGTTTTGCCATCCCGTTGTGTCCCTAGGGgcacagaggggagggggagaaccTCCTCCCTGCAATATATTTCCCAACAGGATTGGCTGTAGAAAGGCATATGTGCTCTCTTGTGTGGGTGTGACATGAAGGACACCACTTGTACCTGCATGGCCGACCATACCATCCAATCATCTCCGTACCCTAAGACACACTGCAAGTTAAATCTGCGGTCTCTCTTATGCATTGGGGACAGAATACAATATATGTGTCCTCACAGTGCCTCTAGGCGGACTCTTTAAAAATGTAGTTATTGAGAACATTCATGTATATAACGTAGCAATAAAAGTGCCATTTTTAATAACAGAAATATACATTTTTCAATGTCTGTCTTTTGGAACTTGTATACctgaataaaaagaaaacaatgtaATAAAGTGTTTAAAGTAGAGTTTATTTTGTCTGCATTGATTTTCTGTGGTTTAAACAAGTGCCTTAAAATTATTCTTGGGGCTTTTACCTtcttacataaacaaaatgacAAGTCAAGTCCCATAAGGGTAATACAACGCTAAATAATGACTACAACAAAACGCCCCATACATAGGCCTAAGAGCCTTTCGCTCTGAATTCCCTTGTCCATGCCACTTCTATGCCTCATAGCCTTCGGTTTTCATATCATTAAGGCCCAACTCTTCATTCTGCTCAAAGCTACGTGTATACTTCTCTGTTTTCATGTTTGGGTCAGGCTCTGGGGCATACACGTTCTGAATGTAGCTGTTCCCAGACGGGTCGTCGAGGACCAGGTGTGCAAGCTCCTTTCCTGCAACTATCTTGTCAATCTTCTCAGCGAATGATTTTAACTTCTCGCTACGCTCAGCTGAGCTGTCCCCGCAGGAGAACGGGTTCTTCAGGATGAGGTCTCTGATGTCTTTGAGGAGACCCTCTACAGTGGTGAACTTCCCAGCCAGCGCCCCCATCCCCAGCTCGAACTCCAGCTCGGGGATGAGAATGCTGCAGGTCTCAGACTTGAGAAGGTCCCTCATCATGTCTAAAGGGTTGGTCAGGAGAAGTGTTATTTTAGTCCCTTGCTCCTCGGTCGCGCCGCCCGATTTTACTTCGTTCGTCCGGTGTCCACAGTTATCGCAATTCGTGGCCATGATTATTACCTCCTTGAAATGTGGGATCTGAACAAGTTTCATGTTGGTGTGGGCTGGAGCATTGCACTCGGGACAGTTGGTGTTAAAAATCAGGACCTCATTTCTCAGGCTCTCCAAGTCGTTACCAGGTTTTTCCTGCTCTAGGATGTCATTTTCTTGTATTCCCAGAACTGCATTCTGTTGTTCAGTTCTCTTGTAGTGAGTAACAGTAAGATCTGGGTCATTATTCGGTGCACACAGGTTCTCTATAAAGCTGTTCCCAGAGGGATCGTCAATGACTAGCGTAAACTCACTTTCGGCGTTTTTGAGCTCCTTTAACCTGGCAACGAACTCATCGATTTTGACAGCGACGTCTGGGTCAGTAGCCCTTCGCACAACTTGGTCTTGTTCAAGTCCAGCCACAGCCCTGTCGATGAGCCCCTCAATGGTCGAAAGAGAGCCCTTTTGAGTGAA of Alosa sapidissima isolate fAloSap1 chromosome 1, fAloSap1.pri, whole genome shotgun sequence contains these proteins:
- the zpr1 gene encoding zinc finger protein ZPR1 yields the protein MSSEKGVNGGPVFKDISAEEDDMQPTIIESLCMNCYENGSTRLLLTRIPFFKEIIISSFTCHNCNWSNTEVQSAGRIQEQGVQYALKVKAKMDMNREVVKSDSATTKIPELDFEIPAFTQKGSLSTIEGLIDRAVAGLEQDQVVRRATDPDVAVKIDEFVARLKELKNAESEFTLVIDDPSGNSFIENLCAPNNDPDLTVTHYKRTEQQNAVLGIQENDILEQEKPGNDLESLRNEVLIFNTNCPECNAPAHTNMKLVQIPHFKEVIIMATNCDNCGHRTNEVKSGGATEEQGTKITLLLTNPLDMMRDLLKSETCSILIPELEFELGMGALAGKFTTVEGLLKDIRDLILKNPFSCGDSSAERSEKLKSFAEKIDKIVAGKELAHLVLDDPSGNSYIQNVYAPEPDPNMKTEKYTRSFEQNEELGLNDMKTEGYEA